A window from Pokkaliibacter sp. MBI-7 encodes these proteins:
- a CDS encoding ABC transporter permease, with product MNRGLLSVSHLQALPLSLTLLMFLVFPIAVIIIVSFWDYDSYQLIPGFILDNYQYLLTSSVTWQAYLNTFKYAISTWLITLVLGFSIAYYLAFHIRTTRMQTLLFMLCTIPFFTSNIIRMISWIPLLGRNGMVNSFLLSTGLIEQPLEFLLYSDFSIILAYVHLYTLFMVTPIFNTMMRIDRRLIEAARDAGAAPWQILLMVIVPLCKSGILIGSIFVLTMVMGDFVTVSIMGGGLHASVGLIIKNEISLLQYPAAAASAVVLLITVLIMLMVMFRLVDIRKEL from the coding sequence ATGAACAGAGGCCTTCTTTCCGTCAGCCATTTGCAGGCCCTGCCGCTCAGCCTGACGCTGTTGATGTTTCTGGTGTTTCCCATCGCCGTGATCATCATCGTCAGCTTCTGGGACTATGACTCCTACCAGCTGATTCCGGGTTTTATCCTCGATAACTACCAGTATCTGCTGACCTCATCGGTGACCTGGCAGGCGTATCTGAACACCTTCAAGTACGCCATCAGTACCTGGCTGATAACGCTGGTGCTGGGCTTCAGTATTGCTTACTACCTGGCGTTCCATATTCGCACGACCCGGATGCAGACCCTGTTGTTCATGCTCTGCACCATCCCTTTCTTTACCTCCAACATCATCCGCATGATTTCCTGGATTCCGCTGCTGGGCCGCAATGGCATGGTCAACAGCTTCCTGCTGAGCACCGGGCTGATCGAGCAGCCGCTGGAATTCCTGCTGTACAGTGACTTCTCCATCATTCTGGCCTATGTGCATCTTTACACCCTGTTCATGGTGACGCCGATCTTCAACACCATGATGCGCATTGACCGTCGCCTGATCGAAGCCGCCCGTGATGCCGGGGCGGCTCCCTGGCAGATTCTGCTGATGGTGATCGTGCCGCTGTGCAAGTCCGGCATTCTGATCGGCAGCATCTTTGTGCTGACCATGGTGATGGGCGACTTCGTTACCGTCAGCATCATGGGGGGCGGCTTACATGCCTCGGTGGGCCTGATCATCAAGAACGAAATTTCTTTGCTGCAATACCCGGCGGCTGCCGCCAGTGCCGTGGTACTGCTGATCACCGTGCTGATCATGCTGATGGTGATGTTCCGTCTGGTCGATATTCGCAAGGAGCTGTGA
- a CDS encoding IS4 family transposase — protein sequence MRLSRALALTHEAASTTHALDELGALLDPDLVSTALETAGVATLRKRRLPLEAMIWCVIAMALFRRMSAWDAASRMGIMLPGQRPLVAPSAIVQGRQRLGSAAVREVFSLTQQRWHASANHPTWAGLRLLSVDGVVWRTPDTDDNRKHYGSASNQHGDTGFPQVRMVCQMELTSHMLVSSAFAGYHSNEMKLAEQLIDSTPDHSLTLFDRGFYSLGLLHRWQQTGTQRHWLLPLRKDAQYEVLYKLGRQDAIVSLKTSPQARKQWPELPDTLQARLLSKTIKGKVRQVLTSMIDPLRFPPDDIVDLYSQRWEIELGYREMKQGMLAGHYTLRSKTPEMIEQELWGVLLGYNLLRYQMLEMSRHCPGISPCEMSFTACTWAILGFLNGVSLNHPGNIPRYLAELQASAMHYVLPHRREERSYPRVVKPKPSKYPTRNKNASQLN from the coding sequence ATGCGACTGTCCCGCGCCTTGGCACTGACTCACGAAGCCGCTTCTACTACTCACGCCCTTGATGAACTGGGGGCGCTGCTTGATCCAGACCTGGTCAGCACCGCACTGGAAACGGCGGGAGTGGCGACCTTACGTAAGCGACGTCTCCCCCTTGAAGCCATGATCTGGTGCGTGATCGCCATGGCGTTGTTTCGCCGGATGTCAGCCTGGGATGCCGCTAGCCGTATGGGCATCATGCTGCCTGGACAGAGGCCATTGGTAGCACCCAGTGCCATCGTGCAAGGTCGGCAACGCTTGGGCAGTGCGGCGGTGCGAGAAGTCTTTTCCCTGACGCAACAACGCTGGCATGCCAGCGCCAATCACCCCACCTGGGCGGGTTTGCGCCTGCTCAGTGTCGATGGCGTGGTCTGGCGCACACCGGATACGGACGACAACCGCAAGCACTATGGCAGTGCCAGTAACCAGCATGGCGATACCGGCTTTCCTCAAGTGCGCATGGTCTGCCAGATGGAACTGACCAGTCACATGCTGGTGAGCAGTGCTTTTGCCGGCTACCACAGCAACGAGATGAAGCTGGCCGAACAACTGATCGACAGCACACCCGATCACTCGCTGACCTTGTTCGACCGTGGCTTCTATTCGCTGGGGCTTCTTCATCGCTGGCAACAAACAGGCACTCAGCGCCATTGGCTACTGCCGCTGCGCAAGGATGCTCAATATGAGGTGCTATACAAGCTGGGACGCCAGGATGCCATCGTCTCGCTAAAGACCTCGCCGCAGGCGCGTAAGCAATGGCCCGAGCTGCCCGACACGCTACAGGCCAGGTTATTAAGCAAGACCATCAAGGGCAAAGTCCGGCAAGTACTGACTTCGATGATCGATCCTCTGCGCTTTCCGCCAGATGACATCGTGGATCTGTACAGCCAGCGTTGGGAAATCGAATTGGGCTATCGAGAAATGAAGCAAGGCATGCTCGCGGGTCACTACACACTGCGCAGTAAAACGCCGGAGATGATTGAACAAGAGCTGTGGGGCGTACTGCTGGGGTACAATCTGCTGCGTTATCAAATGCTGGAAATGAGTCGCCACTGCCCTGGCATCTCCCCCTGCGAAATGAGTTTCACCGCCTGCACCTGGGCGATCCTGGGCTTCTTGAACGGGGTCTCTTTGAATCATCCAGGCAACATCCCTCGCTACCTGGCTGAACTACAGGCTTCGGCCATGCACTACGTCCTGCCTCATCGACGTGAGGAGCGCAGTTACCCGCGGGTGGTCAAGCCCAAGCCGTCCAAGTATCCGACCAGAAATAAAAATGCCAGTCAGCTTAACTGA
- a CDS encoding aspartate/glutamate racemase family protein gives MALPPLTLLASHLRRQIRAIMKIQVINPNASASMTAMLAQQCQAIINPGTALQVRCLPDSVASIEGACDGVQAAYHLLDAVRQGEVEGVQGYIIACFDDTGLDAARELASGPVLGIGEAAMHAASMLSVRYSVLTTLPRSIHIIERNMRSYGVDRRCAGVHAADIPVLSLESDPGSYGRLRKLGKQLLEQDRSECLVMGCAGMAQWAKALQNDLGVPVIDGVQVALKWVEGLVQLGLGSSKLISYQAPRLK, from the coding sequence ATGGCCCTGCCGCCGCTGACCCTGCTTGCCAGCCACCTTCGCCGCCAGATCAGAGCCATCATGAAAATACAGGTCATCAATCCCAATGCATCGGCGTCCATGACGGCGATGCTGGCCCAGCAGTGTCAGGCCATTATCAACCCCGGCACGGCACTGCAGGTACGCTGCCTGCCGGACTCTGTCGCCAGTATCGAAGGCGCCTGCGACGGTGTACAGGCGGCCTATCACCTGCTGGATGCCGTCCGTCAGGGCGAAGTCGAAGGGGTACAGGGTTACATCATCGCCTGCTTCGATGACACCGGGCTGGATGCCGCCCGTGAGCTGGCCAGCGGGCCGGTACTGGGGATTGGTGAAGCCGCCATGCACGCCGCCAGCATGCTCAGTGTGCGTTACTCGGTGCTGACCACCCTGCCACGCTCTATTCACATCATTGAGCGCAATATGCGCAGCTACGGGGTCGACCGCCGTTGCGCGGGCGTCCACGCCGCTGATATTCCGGTGCTGTCGCTGGAATCAGACCCCGGCAGTTATGGCCGCCTGCGCAAGCTCGGCAAGCAGCTACTGGAGCAGGATCGCAGCGAATGTCTGGTGATGGGCTGTGCCGGCATGGCGCAATGGGCCAAAGCACTGCAGAACGATCTTGGTGTACCGGTGATTGACGGGGTGCAGGTCGCCCTGAAATGGGTGGAAGGACTGGTGCAGCTGGGTCTGGGCAGCAGCAAGCTGATCAGCTATCAGGCGCCCCGGCTGAAATAA
- a CDS encoding BPSL0067 family protein produces MSYTLHVAETNVFGKGKYTNALGNTECVEFVLQTTNAPQTSLWKRGKKVSEARFNEIPRGTVIATFDSSGKYPIDALGKHAAIYLEHNSQGIVVLDQWNAQGEVKQRTIRFNRPAGTKRSNDADTFYVVE; encoded by the coding sequence ATGAGCTACACACTGCATGTGGCCGAAACCAATGTATTCGGCAAAGGCAAATACACCAACGCACTGGGCAACACGGAATGCGTTGAGTTTGTTCTCCAGACCACCAACGCCCCTCAGACCTCCCTCTGGAAGCGCGGCAAGAAAGTGTCCGAAGCCCGTTTCAACGAAATCCCGCGCGGTACCGTCATAGCTACCTTTGACAGCAGTGGCAAATACCCGATTGACGCCCTCGGCAAACACGCCGCCATCTATCTGGAACATAACAGCCAGGGCATTGTGGTACTGGATCAGTGGAATGCGCAGGGCGAAGTGAAGCAACGCACCATCCGCTTTAATCGTCCTGCAGGTACCAAGCGCAGCAACGACGCAGACACCTTCTATGTGGTGGAGTAA
- a CDS encoding ABC transporter permease, whose amino-acid sequence MARTTGNRRPRSFYWLTALFALFMLFLYGPTLTIGILSFQGPNGGLTFPMNGVSLYWFHNLFTEQQVGDFGGSFTRSLLLGVGVMLCTTVFSLLAGFAYRRRFAGSNTLFYLTLASLIIPSILISLGIGLMFDRLGWAPHWYSSAFGAHLTWTLPFGLLIMFAVFNRFNPSFEAAARDLGASHWQTVRLIVLPLIAPSLLGVALFGLTLSYDEFARTLMVSGSFNTLPLELFGMTTNVTTPVLYALGTLTTVFSFAVITLIVVLMSISRQRQQHH is encoded by the coding sequence ATGGCCCGTACCACTGGCAACCGCCGCCCCAGGAGCTTCTACTGGCTGACTGCCCTGTTTGCCCTGTTCATGCTGTTTCTCTACGGCCCGACCCTGACCATTGGCATCCTGTCGTTTCAGGGGCCGAACGGCGGCCTGACCTTTCCGATGAACGGCGTCTCGCTGTACTGGTTCCACAACCTGTTTACCGAACAGCAGGTGGGCGACTTCGGTGGCTCCTTCACCCGCTCACTGCTGCTGGGCGTCGGCGTCATGCTCTGCACCACGGTCTTTTCGCTGCTGGCAGGCTTCGCCTACCGGCGCCGGTTTGCAGGCTCCAACACCCTGTTCTATCTGACCCTCGCCAGCCTGATCATTCCCTCGATCCTGATCAGCCTCGGCATCGGCCTGATGTTTGACCGCCTCGGCTGGGCACCGCACTGGTACAGCTCGGCCTTCGGTGCCCACCTGACCTGGACCCTGCCGTTCGGGCTGCTGATCATGTTTGCCGTGTTCAACCGCTTCAATCCCTCCTTTGAAGCAGCCGCCCGTGATCTTGGCGCCAGCCACTGGCAGACCGTGCGACTGATCGTGCTGCCGCTGATCGCACCGAGCCTGCTGGGGGTAGCGCTGTTTGGCCTGACGCTGTCCTACGATGAATTTGCCCGCACCCTGATGGTGTCCGGCAGCTTCAATACCCTGCCGCTGGAGCTGTTCGGCATGACCACCAACGTCACCACGCCGGTACTCTATGCGCTTGGCACCCTGACCACAGTGTTCTCCTTTGCGGTGATCACCCTGATCGTGGTGCTGATGTCGATCAGCCGACAGCGTCAGCAACATCACTGA
- a CDS encoding STY0301 family protein, producing the protein MAWHNNRRSKTRSRSTRQISSGLLSTCLLLAGMAAQANDEHRTQDWQCPPQISETPVVSSQQPGWQVLLGSGQRSLDRVGVYLGPLTELAEQIPDQSENSAGIATDTWQLRRAADDHYLIGCRYTDTSAMLLRALPDTVQQCQARYQLTPSGQRQQLLSIRCE; encoded by the coding sequence ATGGCGTGGCATAACAACAGGCGGAGTAAGACGAGGAGCCGAAGCACCCGGCAGATCAGCTCCGGGCTGCTCAGTACCTGTCTGCTGCTGGCAGGCATGGCAGCACAGGCGAACGATGAGCACCGCACTCAGGACTGGCAGTGTCCGCCTCAGATCAGCGAAACCCCCGTGGTCAGCAGTCAGCAGCCGGGCTGGCAGGTGCTGCTCGGCAGCGGTCAGCGCTCACTGGACCGCGTCGGTGTCTATCTCGGCCCGCTTACTGAGCTGGCGGAGCAGATTCCCGATCAGAGTGAGAACAGCGCGGGTATCGCCACTGACACCTGGCAACTGCGCCGTGCCGCAGATGATCACTACCTGATCGGCTGCCGCTATACCGACACATCGGCCATGCTGCTCAGGGCGCTGCCAGACACTGTGCAGCAGTGTCAGGCGCGCTATCAGCTCACGCCCTCCGGCCAGCGCCAGCAACTGCTGAGCATACGCTGCGAGTAA
- the katG gene encoding catalase/peroxidase HPI gives MTSNGNSGGKCPVMHGGMTSTGKSVMDWWPEALNLDILHQHDTKTNPLGADFNYREELKKLDVDALKADLRALINTSQDWWPADWGSYVGMMARVTWHAAGSYRTSDGRGGANTGNQRFAPLNSWPDNVNTDKGRRLLWPIKKKYGNKISWADLIALAGTIAYEVAGLKTYGFAFGREDIWHPEKDTYWGDEKQWLAPSDTRYGDVSKPETLSNPLAAVQMGLIYVNPEGVNGKSDPLATAAQMRETFARMGMNDEETVALTAGGHTIGKCHGNGNPANLSADPEAAAPEYQGLGWMNTQGRDTVVSGLEGAWTTEPTKWDNGYLKMLFGHDWHLVKSPAGATQWEPVSIAEEDKPVDVEDPSIRLNPMMTDADMALKVDPIYRDIALKFKDDQDYFSDVFARAWFKLTHRDMGPKSRYVGPDAPQEDLLWQDPVPAGSSRYDVAAVKASIAASGLSISELVATAWDSARTFRGSDYRGGANGARIRLAPQKDWEGNEPARLSKVLAVLEQIAADSGASIADVIVLGGNVGIEQAAKAAGFDVSVPFTAGRGDASAAQTDTESFAVLEPLSDGFRNWQKKDYVVHPEEMLLDRAQLLGLTASEMTVLVGGMRVMGTNYGGSAHGVFTDRVGALTNDFFVNLTDMNYSWKPTGRNSYNICERASGAVKWTASRADLVFGSNSILRAYAEVYAQDDNQEKFVKDFIAAWTKVMNADRFDLL, from the coding sequence ATGACGTCCAACGGAAACAGCGGCGGCAAGTGCCCCGTAATGCATGGCGGTATGACCAGCACCGGCAAGTCAGTCATGGACTGGTGGCCGGAAGCGCTGAACCTCGACATCCTGCATCAGCACGATACCAAGACCAATCCCCTCGGCGCCGACTTCAACTACCGTGAAGAGCTGAAGAAGCTGGACGTTGACGCCCTGAAAGCAGACCTGCGTGCCCTGATCAATACCAGCCAGGACTGGTGGCCCGCTGACTGGGGTAGCTATGTCGGCATGATGGCCCGTGTGACCTGGCACGCTGCCGGTTCCTACCGTACCTCTGATGGCCGCGGCGGTGCCAACACCGGCAACCAGCGTTTTGCGCCACTGAACTCCTGGCCCGATAACGTCAACACCGACAAGGGCCGCCGCCTGCTGTGGCCGATCAAGAAGAAATACGGCAACAAGATTTCCTGGGCGGATCTGATCGCACTGGCGGGCACCATCGCCTATGAAGTGGCCGGTCTCAAGACCTACGGTTTCGCCTTTGGCCGTGAAGATATCTGGCACCCCGAGAAAGACACTTACTGGGGTGACGAAAAACAGTGGCTGGCGCCCAGCGACACCCGCTATGGCGACGTGAGCAAACCGGAAACACTGTCCAATCCGCTGGCTGCCGTGCAGATGGGCCTGATCTACGTGAACCCGGAAGGCGTCAACGGCAAGTCTGACCCGCTGGCGACCGCAGCACAGATGCGCGAAACCTTTGCCCGTATGGGCATGAACGACGAAGAAACTGTCGCCCTGACCGCCGGTGGTCACACCATCGGTAAATGCCACGGTAATGGCAACCCCGCCAACCTGAGTGCAGACCCCGAAGCCGCCGCCCCCGAATATCAGGGCCTCGGCTGGATGAACACCCAGGGTCGTGATACCGTCGTCTCTGGTCTGGAAGGTGCCTGGACCACCGAACCCACCAAGTGGGACAACGGCTACCTGAAAATGCTGTTCGGGCATGACTGGCATCTGGTGAAAAGCCCCGCCGGTGCAACCCAGTGGGAGCCGGTCAGTATCGCCGAGGAAGACAAGCCGGTTGACGTGGAAGATCCGTCCATCCGTCTCAATCCGATGATGACCGATGCCGACATGGCGCTGAAAGTAGACCCGATCTACCGCGATATCGCACTGAAATTCAAAGATGATCAGGACTACTTCTCTGACGTATTCGCCCGTGCGTGGTTCAAGCTGACCCACCGCGACATGGGACCAAAGTCCCGCTATGTCGGCCCGGATGCACCACAGGAAGACCTGCTGTGGCAGGACCCGGTGCCTGCCGGTAGCAGCCGCTATGACGTGGCCGCGGTGAAGGCCAGCATTGCCGCTTCCGGCCTCAGCATCAGCGAACTGGTCGCTACCGCCTGGGACAGCGCCCGCACATTCCGGGGCTCCGACTACCGTGGTGGTGCCAATGGTGCTCGCATCCGTCTGGCCCCGCAGAAAGACTGGGAAGGCAACGAGCCCGCGCGCCTGAGTAAGGTCCTGGCAGTGCTGGAGCAGATCGCTGCCGACAGCGGGGCCAGCATCGCTGATGTCATCGTGCTGGGTGGTAACGTGGGTATCGAACAGGCGGCCAAAGCTGCCGGTTTTGATGTCAGCGTGCCCTTTACTGCAGGCCGAGGTGATGCATCTGCCGCCCAGACCGATACCGAATCCTTCGCCGTACTGGAGCCGCTGTCCGATGGCTTCCGTAACTGGCAGAAGAAAGATTACGTGGTACACCCTGAAGAAATGCTGCTGGATCGTGCCCAACTGCTGGGCCTGACTGCCAGTGAAATGACCGTGCTGGTCGGCGGCATGCGGGTAATGGGCACCAACTACGGTGGCAGCGCCCATGGCGTATTCACTGATCGCGTCGGCGCCCTGACCAACGACTTCTTCGTCAATCTGACCGATATGAACTACAGCTGGAAGCCCACCGGCCGCAACAGCTACAACATCTGTGAACGCGCTTCCGGTGCCGTCAAGTGGACCGCCAGCCGCGCCGATCTGGTGTTTGGCTCCAACTCCATCCTGCGCGCCTACGCCGAGGTGTACGCTCAGGATGACAATCAGGAGAAGTTCGTGAAGGACTTTATCGCCGCCTGGACCAAGGTGATGAACGCCGATCGCTTCGATCTGCTGTAA
- a CDS encoding PotD/PotF family extracellular solute-binding protein → MTQQYDEATTPAAASAEADTSNSSLISRRSLIKGAGALSAVAVGSGAITGFPMIWAQNIKNVTLRQFGTGVSNLNDIAKKAKEDLGINLELTALDSDAVAQRAVTQPNSYDIADIEYWICKKVFPAGVMQPMNVERMKNFSKISPLFINGKLTPDSKIAQGTAPHTVGFVESADSKTFAKEPTQWMTLIPTIYNADTLGIRPDLVGRDITTWADIMDPAFKGKASILNIPAIGIMDAAMIAEAMGKVSYGDKGNMTKEEIDKTIGLLMEAKKAGQFRAFWKSFDESVNLMASGEVVIQSMWSPAVAAVRSRGIACKYQPLKEGYRAWGGGLGLAKHLTGLELDAAYEYIDWYLSGWVGAYLNRQGYYSAAPETAKNFMSADEWGYWMEGKAAAGDILSPEGKVMEKAGAVRDGGSYAERMGHVACWNSVMDENKYMVRKWNEFIVS, encoded by the coding sequence ATGACCCAGCAGTACGACGAAGCCACTACCCCAGCCGCAGCTTCTGCCGAGGCGGACACCAGCAATAGCAGCCTGATCAGCCGCCGCAGCCTGATCAAGGGTGCCGGTGCCCTGTCAGCGGTTGCCGTGGGCTCCGGAGCCATCACCGGCTTCCCGATGATTTGGGCACAAAACATCAAGAACGTGACGCTGCGTCAGTTCGGTACCGGGGTTTCCAACCTCAACGATATTGCCAAGAAGGCCAAGGAGGATCTGGGCATCAATCTGGAGCTAACCGCACTGGATTCCGATGCCGTCGCCCAGCGCGCCGTGACCCAGCCCAACTCCTATGACATCGCCGATATCGAATACTGGATCTGTAAGAAGGTCTTCCCAGCAGGTGTCATGCAGCCGATGAATGTCGAGCGGATGAAGAACTTCAGCAAGATTTCGCCGCTGTTCATCAACGGTAAGCTGACCCCCGACTCGAAAATTGCTCAGGGTACGGCACCCCATACCGTTGGCTTCGTCGAATCGGCCGACAGCAAGACCTTCGCCAAGGAACCCACCCAGTGGATGACGCTGATCCCCACCATTTACAACGCCGATACCCTGGGTATCCGTCCTGATCTGGTCGGCCGTGACATCACCACCTGGGCCGACATCATGGACCCAGCGTTCAAGGGCAAGGCGTCCATCCTCAATATTCCTGCCATCGGCATCATGGATGCGGCGATGATTGCCGAAGCCATGGGCAAGGTCAGCTACGGCGATAAGGGCAACATGACCAAGGAAGAGATCGACAAGACCATCGGCCTGCTGATGGAAGCCAAGAAAGCCGGTCAGTTCCGCGCCTTCTGGAAGTCTTTCGATGAGTCGGTCAACCTGATGGCTTCCGGTGAGGTTGTCATCCAGTCCATGTGGTCTCCCGCCGTGGCCGCGGTGCGCAGCCGTGGTATCGCCTGTAAATATCAGCCGCTGAAAGAAGGCTATCGCGCCTGGGGCGGCGGTCTGGGTCTGGCCAAGCACCTGACCGGTCTGGAGCTGGATGCCGCCTACGAATACATCGACTGGTATCTGTCTGGCTGGGTTGGCGCCTACCTCAACCGTCAGGGCTACTACAGCGCTGCGCCGGAAACCGCCAAGAACTTCATGTCTGCTGACGAGTGGGGTTACTGGATGGAAGGTAAAGCGGCGGCAGGCGACATTCTCAGCCCCGAAGGCAAGGTGATGGAAAAAGCCGGTGCCGTGCGTGATGGCGGCTCCTACGCCGAGCGCATGGGCCACGTGGCCTGCTGGAACTCGGTCATGGACGAGAACAAGTACATGGTCCGCAAGTGGAACGAATTTATCGTTTCCTGA
- a CDS encoding methyl-accepting chemotaxis protein, which translates to MLPKNSQLKPVLIGFNAIMIALLLALALVSYISLNHIVEDDDYEHLIVGGLTSNLTEARFHVVQVQQFLTDASATGDRDGFDDAKEHYQALQANLDEIQRIDTAFGNDISRTRSLAEQYYQIGQKMAEAYITQGREVGNALMKQPDTGFDDRALALAEQLDVLVKDVQQRNQKLVTENMSDILALRNLIVGMAIGLGVLVLLGGSALYRRVFGILGGEPAQAVNLAHRIAAGDLSQRISGTPGSLLAALEQMQDQLKSVTGNIRSLSREVQDSSEHLSEASQAMQHSVHSQNDATRAMSVTAEEMFQGIEQLSHEVSVVGRQTEEAQNTINECEEVIRTSASDIRSIADYIGNAAEKVHALNRQTDEIASITRTIHEIADQTNLLALNAAIEAARAGETGRGFAVVADEVRSLAGRTGSATVEISSQIDTIRQGMEQVVKVMEQSVEASRRGVAQTDVTSQAIGGIRDNTVHINQHVQGIVVALQQQQAAMGDMTQRIELIATMTGSNQDAVDKTVTASGDLRDHARELSDAVSIFKA; encoded by the coding sequence ATGTTGCCCAAAAACTCTCAACTCAAGCCGGTACTGATAGGCTTTAACGCCATCATGATTGCGCTGCTGCTGGCATTGGCGCTGGTCAGCTATATCAGTCTCAACCATATTGTCGAAGATGATGACTACGAGCATCTGATTGTCGGTGGTTTGACCTCCAACCTGACCGAAGCCCGTTTCCATGTGGTGCAGGTACAGCAGTTCCTGACCGATGCCAGCGCTACCGGCGACCGCGATGGCTTTGATGATGCCAAGGAGCATTATCAGGCGCTGCAGGCCAATCTGGATGAAATCCAGCGAATCGATACAGCGTTCGGGAACGATATCAGCCGCACCCGTTCACTGGCAGAACAGTACTATCAGATCGGCCAGAAAATGGCGGAAGCCTACATTACTCAGGGTCGTGAGGTGGGTAATGCACTGATGAAGCAGCCCGATACCGGCTTTGACGATCGCGCGCTGGCGCTGGCGGAGCAGCTGGATGTGCTGGTTAAAGATGTACAGCAACGTAATCAGAAACTGGTTACCGAGAACATGAGCGACATCCTGGCTCTGCGTAATCTAATCGTCGGCATGGCGATTGGTCTGGGTGTGCTGGTGCTGCTTGGCGGCAGCGCGCTCTACCGTCGGGTATTCGGTATTCTCGGTGGTGAGCCGGCACAGGCCGTTAATCTGGCGCACCGCATTGCTGCCGGTGATCTGAGCCAGCGTATTTCCGGTACGCCGGGCAGTCTGCTGGCAGCACTGGAGCAGATGCAGGATCAGCTGAAGAGCGTCACCGGCAATATCCGCAGCCTGTCACGGGAAGTGCAGGACAGTTCCGAGCATCTGTCTGAGGCCTCACAGGCCATGCAGCACAGCGTGCACTCGCAGAACGACGCAACCCGCGCCATGTCGGTCACCGCCGAGGAAATGTTCCAGGGTATCGAGCAGCTGAGCCACGAAGTATCTGTGGTGGGCCGCCAGACCGAAGAGGCACAGAACACCATCAACGAATGTGAAGAGGTGATTCGCACTTCTGCCTCGGATATCCGCTCCATCGCCGACTATATCGGTAACGCCGCCGAGAAGGTGCACGCTCTCAATCGTCAGACCGATGAGATTGCCAGCATCACCCGTACCATCCACGAAATTGCCGACCAGACCAACCTGCTGGCACTGAATGCGGCCATTGAAGCTGCCCGTGCCGGAGAGACTGGCCGGGGCTTTGCGGTGGTGGCGGATGAAGTGCGCAGTCTGGCGGGGCGGACCGGCTCGGCTACGGTAGAAATTTCCAGCCAGATCGACACCATCCGTCAGGGTATGGAGCAGGTAGTGAAGGTCATGGAGCAGAGTGTGGAAGCCTCACGCCGTGGCGTGGCACAAACTGACGTCACCAGTCAGGCGATTGGTGGTATTCGCGACAATACTGTGCATATCAATCAGCATGTGCAGGGCATTGTGGTGGCATTGCAACAGCAGCAGGCCGCGATGGGCGATATGACCCAGCGTATCGAGCTGATCGCCACCATGACTGGCAGTAATCAGGATGCGGTAGACAAAACCGTCACGGCTTCGGGTGATCTGCGAGATCATGCCCGCGAGCTGAGTGATGCTGTCAGTATTTTTAAAGCCTGA